Genomic DNA from Methanosarcina sp. MTP4:
TTGTATATTTTTTCTTAACGTATATCATATATATACTTATGAGTGTTAAAACAAGTAAAATGAGTGATAAATTCTCAAAAAGATATGATAGTATTTTAGAAGAGTAAAATTCTATAGAAATATAGATATCTAATATTTTTTCATTTAAGTTGGATATACTATCAAACATATTTGCAGAGTTTAATAATACATGCAACATATAAAAAAGTTTTGTATATTTAACATGCCTACTGCTTAAGTATTAAAAGAGTTCGTTTTTTTGACTTACCTATTACCCCAAAATTTAATGCGGGGGGTATGATTCGAACCCACGAAATCCCTAAATACCAGATCTTGAGTCCTTTGCATCAGAGAGAATCTTGCGAACTCAATAAAAAGCAAATGAACCAGAATAATTGAGAAAAAAGTAACTAAACGAAAATCAATCTATTAAAAAAAGTTTAGTGCGAGGGGTGGGATTCGAACCCACGAACTCCTACAAGACTAGGCCCTGAACCTAGCGCCTTTGACCTGGCTGGGCAACCCTCGCACAATGTAAGTGTTGTTGCCTCCCCATAGAGGGATTCATCATTCTTATACTTTATCCTTGAATTCCCTTCCGGAGTACCGAAAGCTTGAGACCTGCATTGATTTTTTTTGCTTTTCGGATAATAATATTTGACTGTGGCCTGGGATATAGGGTTTGAGGCTGGAAGAATACCTGTGGAAGTATATGAAAATTGAAGAAATTGAAAAATTGATGAAATTTTCATTTCATCAATTTCAGGCCAGGCCCATCAGTTTAAGGACGATTGCCTTGTGGGCGTGTAACCGGTTTTCTGCTTCGTCAAAGACTGCGGAGTGGGGGCCGTCCATGACTTCCGCGGAGATTTCTTCTCCTCTGTGGGCGGGCAGGCAGTGTTCGACCATCACGTCGGGTTTTGCAAGGGCCAGTAGTTCGTTATTGACCTGGTAGCCTTCAAAGGCTTTGAAGCGCTTTTCCTTTTCTTCTTCGTCTCCCATGGAGACCCAGACATCGGTGTAGATTACATCGGCGTCTTTTGCGGCTTCTTCCGGGTCTCTGGTGATTGTGATCTTGCCGCCGAAGGCTTTTGCTTTTTCAATGAATTCGGCGTCCGGTTCAAAGCCTTCCGGGCAGGCTGCGGCAAACTCCATTCCCACAAGGGCACAGCCCATCATGGCGGAGTTGCAGACGTTATTGCCGTCCCCGATCCAGGCGAATTTCAGGCCATCGAGTTTGCCCTTGTATTCCTGGATGGTCATGAAGTCCGCGATTATCTGGCAGGGGTGTTCGCGGTCCGAAAGGGCATTGATCACGGGCACGCTTGCGGAGGCTGCGAGCCTTGCCACGGTTTCGTGGCTGTAGACCCGGGCAATGATCCCGTGCACGTAGCGTGAAAGGGTGAGGGCGGTGTCTTCAATTGTCTCGCCTCTTCCTATCTGGATATCCCTGGGGTTCAGGTAAAGGGCGTGGCCCCCGAGGTCTGTCATCCCTACCTCGAAAGAGACCCTGGTCCTTGTAGAGGATTTTTCGAAGATCATGGCAAGGCTCTTGTTTTTCAAAAGCTCCGTTACCTTGCCGGCTTTGCGCTTTTCCTTGAGATCTATGCCAATCTCAATGAGCTCTAGAATTTCTCCACGGGACAGGTCAGCTATGGAAAGAAAATCCTTCATCGTTATCAACTCACTTTTCTTTACAGGTTAGTTTCATTGGGGCGGCTTATGCGCCTCTCAGCTCTTTCATGTGTTCGATCCTCTTCTGGATAAGTGCGGCTGTGCCGATGTCTTTCCGGAAGAAGAGTTTGCCCTGGATGTTTTCAAGTGCGTTCTGGGCGATTTTTTCGGCTTCTTCAATAGTGTCCGCGCGTCCTACAACCGCGATTGAGCGGGAACCGGTGGTGTAAACCTTTCCTTCCTTTTCGTAGACGCTGGCGTAGTAGACGGATGCTTCCCCCACGTTCCCGACGACCACTTCACTGTCTTTTTCCGGGTTTTCGGGGTAGCCTGCAGGAACTGCGTACTTGCAGACCGTGGCTTTCCTGCTGAATTCCACGGGAAGTTCGGAGAGGGTGCCGTTTACCACAGCAGACATTATGTCCACGAAGTCGGTTTCGATCAGGGGGATTACGTTCATGGCTTCGGGGTCTCCGAACCTTGCATTGAACTCTACGACCTTGGGCCCGTTTTTCGTGAGGATGAACTGCCCGTAGAGGACACCCTGGTACCCTGCGCCCGTTTCCTCGGAAATCGCCTTTACGGTGGCTTCCATGATCTGTTTTGCATTTTCAAGGTCTTCCGGGAGCATGAAGGGCAGGATTTCCCCTGCTTCCGTATAGGAACCCATGCCGCCGGTATTGGGGCCGAGGTCGCCTTCATAAATCCGCTTGTGGTCCTGCACCGCCGGGAAGAAGGCCAGGTTTTTTCCGTCAACGAAGGCCTGCAGGGTGAACTCTTCTCCTATGAAGCGCTCTTCGATTACCACGGGCCCTTTTTCAAGGAGTTCGACGGTATAGGCTTTTGCAGCTTCCAGGTCCGGGAGCTGGTCTCCCATTACTTTGACGCCTTTGCCTCCGGTGAGCCCGGACGGCTTGACCGCAACGTCTCCGAGCTCTTCAATGAAAGCCCTGGCAGCTTCTGCTTCCGCTTCCGTAAAGACCTCGTAAGCAGGGCAGCCCTCTATTCCGTATTTTTTCATGAAGTTCCGGGCCCAGGCTTTGTCAAACTCGATAATTGCACAGGCTTTTCTGGGTCCGACAACGGGAATCCCGGCTTCCCACAGGGCATCTGCTGCGCCTGCAGCGAGAGGGGCTTCAGGGCCCACAAATGCCATTTCTATTTTTTTGGCTCTTGCGTATTCCACGAGCTTTTCGACCTCTGTTTCCTTTTCCAGCAGGAAATCTTCACAGAGGGCGGCAATTCCCGGGTTTTTCTTTGCCATTATAGCATAAAGGGCAGGGTCACGCTTGCTTTTTTTAATTCCTTCGGCAATTGCGTGTTCTCTTCCACCGCCACCGATAAGCAAAATATTCATCTCTATTCTCCTGGATTTGAAAAAAATTTATTCGATTCGTCTGAAATTTGTTTCTAATATGATATGTGAGGTCTAAAAGGTGAATAATATGGAAAAACGATTGGTTGATTGTAAATCGGTTGATTTTAAGTTTGATGGGCTATTGATTGTTGCTTTTTGATTATTGCTTTGCAATTGTTGGGGTTTATGATCGTTAATTGTTTCCCTGTATGATCTTTTATTTCTTTTGGAGCTTTTCCAAACAAAAGCTACCAATAATATTTCAACGAACAATGGTTTCCAATTATATGTATACTAAGGAAGTCCTAATTCTCTATTTCTTCTAATAAATATCTTCTCATTGTCGGGACCTTATTTTTTAAGGATCTCAAATTAGCTCTGAAAATCGATGTTCTAATTTGAGATTCACTTCTCAAAAATAAGATAACCATATCAAAAATTTCATTTTTTAATCCAAAAAAGACCACATTTCAAGCACTTTTTGTTGCTTGAACAACAAAAATATCAAATGTTAAACAAAAAATCCATGATTTATTCACAGCTTCCGCTACCCTGAAATAGATTTTCTCTCTTTTGTGGAAGTTAGAAGTACCTTCCAAAAGAATTTTTGCTCTTAACTTTATTTTGGAGTTCTGTGAGTACAAGTAGCTGATATGCTATGAGGTTCAAGAGAGAATATAGCTTCTTGCTTTCATTTCTTATTCTTCGGATATCGAATTTTACTACATCCTTTATATGGCCATGTATCTTTTCACATTCAGCTCTCTTTTTGTACTGTTCATCAAAAGATTCATCGCTAATGTTTTGGTTTCTCAGGTACATTCCAACCTGTTCTTCCCTTCCATTTTCATATAGGAATTTGAGCTTGATAGCCATTGGTGTATGGACATCTCCGCCAATTTTCCACATCTTGTTTACCCAATGATCGATTCGTTCCTCTTCCCCTTCCTGATTAATTACAGCATTGGATGCGTAGGAAATAATTGGTTTTGCATTCAGGTGATACCATATGTCAGAATGATTAAGGAATGAATCATAGCCTCCATCTGCAGAATATGATTCAACATCAGCATTCATCTTCTTTAGAGTTTCAATATGCTTGATAAGTTCTGGAGAATCACCAGCAACTCCTTTTGTATGAGTCATAAAAACAGGGTAGGTTCCAATCATTGTGATGTGGGCCTTATCCATTTTGCATTCATAATGAGGATTGTAATCGGCGTATTTATCGTATCTTGAAGCTTCAAGTGGAGTGGAATCGATCTTAGCTTCCTTTTCCGAGGAGAGTTTGAGGATTTTTTCACCGAGCAACATCATCACCTCATTGATTCCTTCTTCTCCAAGTCTGTACTTCACAAAATGATGAAGGGTTCCACCTGAAGGGAGTTTTATCTGGCCATTTTCATCAAAAAATGATAGCAAGATAGCTTCTTCCTCTGTTAAGGAAGAAATGGTTTTATCATACGAAAGTTTCCTGAAACATTTCACAACAAAGAGTTTTATCATGGAAGAAACACTGTACTTAAAGTGCCAACTTTTGTTGGTATAAAAAGTACGTTCGACGTGCTTTGCAATATCATCAATGCAGAGGAAGTATAGAAATTGGCAAATAGATGTGCTTTCTCTGCTCAGATAGTTTTCGAAGGAGTCCTCGTAGAGGACTCCCTTATACACCATACTTTTCTTTGCCATGAGAGCGGCCAATTTTATACTATTTAAAGCTACCGCTATCGAAAAAAACAGATAACTGCCAGCGTTAGTGAAAAAAGGAATAGTTTTTTAAGTCAAAATTCTAATTTGAGAACCTCTTTTTATAAAAATACAGACGGTTTTAAGAGGTTTCGTTAACCAAAAAAGAGCTGGTTCCTAAAACATCCACGGAAAAGATAGGAAGATTTACACTTATTTTATAACCACGGAAGACGCGGAAAGCACGGAAGGATTGTACTCCTATTTCCTTTATTCCGTGTTTTCCGTGCTTTCTGTGGTTAAACTTCACTTAAAATTGGGGAAGGAATTTGGAACCTTGAATATCAATCCGTTCCCTCGAATAAATTCGAAATAAAAAACGATTCTGAAAATCGGTTCAGAGCAGGTCACTTGCAGTTACCAGAGGGACGAGTTCCACGCCAAGTTCTGCGAGGTTTTCTTTTGCTCCTTCTTCCCTGTCCACGACCGTGATCACATATTTTACAAGGGCTTCGGCTTCCAGGACCACCTTTATGGCGTCTTTGACCGAGCCTCCGCTGGTTGTCACGTCCTCGAGCAGGACGAGCCTGTCTCCGGCTTTGAGTTCTCCTACAAACCTGCCCTTTGTCCCGTAGTCCTTTGTAGTTTTCCTTACCAGGAGCAGGGGAAGTTCTGTTTCAAGGGAAACCGCGGTTGCCAGGGGCACACCTCCCAGTTCCACCCCTGCAACGCTGTCGATTTCCATATCCTTTATCAGGACGGCTGCCTGCTCTGCGATGAGCTTCAGGGTTTTCGGGTCCGTACTTGCCTTTTTGATGTCTATATAATACTTGCTCTTCTTTCCCGAGGCAAGCGTAAAATCTCCGTAGCGGACAGCTCCGCAGGCGTTGAGGGCTTCGATAAGCTCTCCTTTTTGCACTTTAAGTTCAGTTCCTGTTTCTGCTTTTGATTCACTCATTGTCTCACCGATATTTGCAGCCTTATCTCAATATGTTTTATTTCGGCAATGGGTTATCCTTTTTTTCAGTGAATGTTTTTTCCGGGCTTTTCTGATATTTTTTCCGGGTTTTTCAGGCATTTTTTCAGACTTTTCAGGTCTTTTTCCGGTGTTACCCGGTGCTTTCCCGGATTTCACCAGGGCTCTTTCTTAACTCCAATCATGTATCCAATAATGTTTGTCGTCAGGTGGAGCAGAGGGGTCATTACAAGGACTGTTATTATTATGCCCAGGGTGAAATTGCTTACGAACCATTCGGGATCAACCAGGTATGTGAAAACCCAGGCCCCGACGACAAAATCCAGCTGGTCCACAAGAGGCAGGGACGCGCCCCTTTTCATGCCCATCCTGCGCTTGAAAAAGCTCTTGAACATATCTCCGAAAAGGGCGCCGGAGGCAAGGGCAAGGACGACTGTGAGTGCGCTTGCGTAGTCAAGGCCAAAGGTGGGCATTTCAATTCCCATAATCTCAAAACCTCTCGAACTCAGCCAGATCTCAATGCATCCTGCAAGAAAACCGCAAAATATGCCTGAAAAGAGTCCTCTCCAGGTCTTCCCATCCCCTAAAATCCTTTTCCCGTCCTTATACGTCCTGCCACCGTCAATAGGTTTTCCACCCCCGAAAACGGCTGCGAAGGGGTTAGGGAGGTAGGCGGGTATCATTAGCCAGAATGCCGTGATTATCAGCTCGATCGTAAGTATCAACTCGCTGTTTATTCTAATTGTTAGTTTTCCGGGTGCTAATTTACCGGATTTTAATGTTCCTGATGGCAATTTTCCGGATTTTAATGTTCCTGATGTTAAATACCAGGTATTATACTATAAGCTATTCTTAGTTCCCTTCCATTTCCCTTTCGGAGGAGGGGAGTTTCCCTTCCTTCCATACCTTTATCCTTTTTATTTTTTTGTGTGTATCAGGAACCGGGCGGGAAATACTTTTCAATTTACAGGCTTTCCCAATGTGGAAAATGCTTTCAACTTTTTCAGGTACGTTTAAATAATTGGTTTGAGTAAGTATTATTCGTTTAATAGTCTTTATTTTATTGAATTGTTATTTTAATCCGCTTTTTTCAGGCTTTTCCATGAAAAAAATCGATGAAATTCTCACAGTTCGCAGCACCATGTTTGCGGCCATCTCGGTTCTGGTGTTGCTTGCAGCCATAGTCACGATGGGGCTTTTGACCCCTTTTCTCGTGAAGGTTACTTCAGGAGAAGGAATTCTGCTGGAAGCTGCTTATTTTAATGCTCGGACAGCTCTGCCTACCCTTGCCCTTGTGCTGGTGCTGGCTTTCTGTCTCATGCTTGGGAGCGCTGGCCGGAAAGAGGGACTGGTAGTTGTAGGGCTCGGAGTGCTGGGGTCGATAGTTTCGGCTGTGCTCTCTCCCTTCTCCAGTATGCCGATTAACGTCGCTTTTCCGATCCTTTCAGCTGCTCTTTTTGCGGTTGTATATAAGTTGCTTTCTTCCCGTGGCAGCAATTTTTCGGAAAAACTCCGGAGAACCGGGTCCCACATCATCCACCTCGGAGCGATTTTACTCCTGGTCGGGATCGTGTTCAGCACAAACCTGAACCTGGAAGATTCCGCGATAATCTCCCTGGACGAAGTGAGCACTTTTGAGTCAATGGGCTACAGCATCCGTATTACGGACTTCTCTTCCGGCATGGAAGGGGAACCTTATGGCGGGTATGCCGGCTCTGCTTACGTGAGCACGATAGATTTTGATGTGTACAAATGGGGCAGGTTCTTTGAGCACGGGCAGGTCAAATACATAAGAGACTTCAAATGGGGCCAGTCTTATACTGAAACTTATATCCACAGAGGGCTTCTTGAGGAGCTCTTCATCGCCCCTAAATCCGTGGATTCAAAAACTCAAACCGTGGACCTCTATGTCCGGAAAGTGCCTTTCATGACTTTTCTCTGGGGCGGGTTTTACATAATGGTCCTTGGAATCGTGCTGGTTTTTGTTTCGGGTTCCCTGTCTTCCGGAAATCGCGTGTCCGGAAACGAGGGGCAGGCAAAAATGACAAAAATGACAAAAAATCAGAACAAAGCAAAGTCTGAAATGAGGCGGAAATAAACGCAGGCATTTGATGGTGATTTCTTATGAATTTCGGAATGATTCTTATCTGGGTTGCAGGTGCTTGCGGGCTACTGGCTTTCCTGACTTCTCTCCTGTATTACCTGAGGGAGGACGGGAAGGTCAAAATGCTTTCCGAAAAGCTTGAGCTGGCAGGCGGGGCGGGAATTGTTGCCTCTCTCCTGCTGCTTACCTCTTACCTGCTTAACGTAAAAACGGAATACAGCTATGTTTTCCAGCATTCCAGTTCGGACCTTGTCTGGTACTACAGGTTCTCGGCACTCTGGGCAGGGCAGGAAGGTTCGTTCCTGCTCTGGACAGGTTTCATTTTCATAATGCTAGCGGCTACCCGTTACTCCGAAAGTGGAAAAGCTCTCCGGGATACGAAACTTCACACTCTCACAAGATCCACAGCACTTTTTGTAGCCTCGGTCTTCCTGGTCCTCCTCGTTTTGAAAAACCCTTTTTCGATGTACCAATTTTCCGCTACCGGAATGCCGGAAATTGCTAACTGGAACCCCTTTGCGGAGCCTTTCCTTGTCTCCTACGGGCAGGGAATGAACCCTCTGCTCCGGAACCCCTGGATGGCAATTCATCCCCCTGTCCTTTTCCTGGGATATGCCGCTTTTACCCTGCCTTTTTCGGCTGCGTTTGCAGGGCTCATCCTGGGTGACAAAAGGTGGCCGGAGCTTGCCTCTACCTGGATGCGGGCTGCCTGGCTTTTCCTGACCCTCGGGATCGGTTTCGGGGGTTTCTGGGCATACGAGGTGCTCGGCTGGGGTGCCTGGTACTGGAGCTGGGACCCCGTGGAAACTTCCTCTTTGATCCCCTGGCTGACTGCAACCGCCTACCTGCATGCAAACCTGCGGTTCCGCCACGGGGAATATGGCTTTTTGCTCCCTCTGCTCGCAGTGCTTTCCTTTATCCTGGTCATCTTCTCGACCTTCGTAACGAGAAGCGGACTCTGGACCTCGGTGCATTCCTGGCAGGATTTTACCTCCGAAGGAATGGTAATCGCCCTTTTCCTCCTGGTACTCATCGCTTCAAGTACAGGCCTTCTGGCCAGGAAATATTTCGGCGAGGAATGAACAAATCGGTGAAGTGCAAATGTTAAGGTGATAATTGGTAAGAGAATAATTGGTAAGAGAATAATTGGTAAGAGAATAATTGGTAAGAGAATAATTGGTAAGAGAATAATTGGTAAGAGAATAATTGGTAAGAGAATAATTGGTAAGAGAATAATTGGTAAGAGAATAATTGGTAAGGGAATAATTGGTAAGAGATAAAATGGGAACTCGGTGAAGTGCAGGAAACTATCTCCTTTCCTTTTCTGGCTCTTTTTGAGACATTCTCCGCTTAATCTCTTTATTTGGGTTCATTTAAATATACATTTAAATAATGTATTTGTCGTCTATATATTTTTTCATTTTTTATATTTGGTCTGACTTTTTGATTTATGCTCTTGAGGTTAAGGCAGATGTTTAAGGGAAATGCCGATATTTTAATTCCAGGATTGATATTTTACTCGACAAAAAACGAAGTATTCTTAATCTTTTACGCATATGAGGGCTAATATAAATACTCTATATATTCTTGCCGTCTTCTTGCATATTCTTAACTACTTGTGCTCAAAATTTTTTTATTAAGAACTCCCCCACTTTTTTATTCAAACTTATGCATGATAATGCATAATAATTTCAGGCATTTTTTTAATAATAATATGTGTTCTGGAAGGAAAGAAGTTTTTAAATTCCCTTTTAATATATACAACTTTAAATAGTATGAGTTCATTATTAGTTGTTGGAGATGAATAACCTTCTAATTATATACGTATACAGGTTTAATTGTTAAGCCTATACGTTTCGTCCAATGAATCTATAAAACGGGGCTTTAAGGCTGGTTGTATAAAATATAATTTAATTGTTTTGATAACCGGCTAGTTGGACTAAAAACGGGGAACAATCCGCTGGATTGTAAAAACGATTTTTGATTGCTTTAAAATGGCAAAACATAGTTAGTTACTGAATTAATATCTACAGTATTATAATTTGGTAAGTGTTGTTGGCTTTTAATGGCTGATCAGGAATCCGTTATTTAATGGTCTAATAATAATTACCAGGATATTCTTTAGCTAACGCCATGTTGTCGAAGTACAGAGTATGAAGGGGTTATCATGAAAGATTTCGAAGTGAAAGTACTGGACGAAAATGACCACATATTTATTGAAACGTTAAGGAACCTCGGGATGTCAAGAAACGTTGCCACAACGATGGCATATCTTATGAATGTGGACGAGGCTTCATCCCGTGAAATCGAAATCAGTACCGGACTGAGGCAGCCGGAAGTCAGCCTTGCAATGCGGTTGATGAGAAACCAGTCCTGGGTCAACGTGCGTTCGGAAAAGAAGCCGGGCAAGGGACGCCCTATCAAGATATACTCTCTCGCGGCTCCGGTTGATGAGATTATCAGTTACTATGAGGACAAAATCTACAAAGAGTCCCAGGCCACCATTTCCGCAATCAAGAAACTGAAAGTTATGAGCAAAAAGGTGCCCATTAACCTTCCAAAATGAGGGTATTTGAGGCACTGGATCAAAATAAGGTTTCGCTCCCATAATGGCTGTAAGTCCCTCGGGGAATTGCCCTCAGGAATTTGCCCATTATGGAAGTAAAATCCATGCATGTACTTTTCTGTTCTATCTTTCCTGACTTGTGTATTATTGTTCTGTTTTTCCCTAGTTTTTCCGGTTTTCTTGTTTCTTCTTATTT
This window encodes:
- the purD gene encoding phosphoribosylamine--glycine ligase; the protein is MNILLIGGGGREHAIAEGIKKSKRDPALYAIMAKKNPGIAALCEDFLLEKETEVEKLVEYARAKKIEMAFVGPEAPLAAGAADALWEAGIPVVGPRKACAIIEFDKAWARNFMKKYGIEGCPAYEVFTEAEAEAARAFIEELGDVAVKPSGLTGGKGVKVMGDQLPDLEAAKAYTVELLEKGPVVIEERFIGEEFTLQAFVDGKNLAFFPAVQDHKRIYEGDLGPNTGGMGSYTEAGEILPFMLPEDLENAKQIMEATVKAISEETGAGYQGVLYGQFILTKNGPKVVEFNARFGDPEAMNVIPLIETDFVDIMSAVVNGTLSELPVEFSRKATVCKYAVPAGYPENPEKDSEVVVGNVGEASVYYASVYEKEGKVYTTGSRSIAVVGRADTIEEAEKIAQNALENIQGKLFFRKDIGTAALIQKRIEHMKELRGA
- a CDS encoding transcriptional regulator protein; the encoded protein is MKDFEVKVLDENDHIFIETLRNLGMSRNVATTMAYLMNVDEASSREIEISTGLRQPEVSLAMRLMRNQSWVNVRSEKKPGKGRPIKIYSLAAPVDEIISYYEDKIYKESQATISAIKKLKVMSKKVPINLPK
- the pyrE gene encoding orotate phosphoribosyltransferase: MSESKAETGTELKVQKGELIEALNACGAVRYGDFTLASGKKSKYYIDIKKASTDPKTLKLIAEQAAVLIKDMEIDSVAGVELGGVPLATAVSLETELPLLLVRKTTKDYGTKGRFVGELKAGDRLVLLEDVTTSGGSVKDAIKVVLEAEALVKYVITVVDREEGAKENLAELGVELVPLVTASDLL
- a CDS encoding CDP-2,3-bis-(O-geranylgeranyl)-sn-glycerol synthase, which codes for MIPAYLPNPFAAVFGGGKPIDGGRTYKDGKRILGDGKTWRGLFSGIFCGFLAGCIEIWLSSRGFEIMGIEMPTFGLDYASALTVVLALASGALFGDMFKSFFKRRMGMKRGASLPLVDQLDFVVGAWVFTYLVDPEWFVSNFTLGIIITVLVMTPLLHLTTNIIGYMIGVKKEPW
- the ccsA gene encoding cytochrome c biogenesis protein CcsA, which encodes MNFGMILIWVAGACGLLAFLTSLLYYLREDGKVKMLSEKLELAGGAGIVASLLLLTSYLLNVKTEYSYVFQHSSSDLVWYYRFSALWAGQEGSFLLWTGFIFIMLAATRYSESGKALRDTKLHTLTRSTALFVASVFLVLLVLKNPFSMYQFSATGMPEIANWNPFAEPFLVSYGQGMNPLLRNPWMAIHPPVLFLGYAAFTLPFSAAFAGLILGDKRWPELASTWMRAAWLFLTLGIGFGGFWAYEVLGWGAWYWSWDPVETSSLIPWLTATAYLHANLRFRHGEYGFLLPLLAVLSFILVIFSTFVTRSGLWTSVHSWQDFTSEGMVIALFLLVLIASSTGLLARKYFGEE
- a CDS encoding transposase yields the protein MAKKSMVYKGVLYEDSFENYLSRESTSICQFLYFLCIDDIAKHVERTFYTNKSWHFKYSVSSMIKLFVVKCFRKLSYDKTISSLTEEEAILLSFFDENGQIKLPSGGTLHHFVKYRLGEEGINEVMMLLGEKILKLSSEKEAKIDSTPLEASRYDKYADYNPHYECKMDKAHITMIGTYPVFMTHTKGVAGDSPELIKHIETLKKMNADVESYSADGGYDSFLNHSDIWYHLNAKPIISYASNAVINQEGEEERIDHWVNKMWKIGGDVHTPMAIKLKFLYENGREEQVGMYLRNQNISDESFDEQYKKRAECEKIHGHIKDVVKFDIRRIRNESKKLYSLLNLIAYQLLVLTELQNKVKSKNSFGRYF
- a CDS encoding cytochrome c-type biogenesis CcmF C-terminal domain-containing protein produces the protein MKKIDEILTVRSTMFAAISVLVLLAAIVTMGLLTPFLVKVTSGEGILLEAAYFNARTALPTLALVLVLAFCLMLGSAGRKEGLVVVGLGVLGSIVSAVLSPFSSMPINVAFPILSAALFAVVYKLLSSRGSNFSEKLRRTGSHIIHLGAILLLVGIVFSTNLNLEDSAIISLDEVSTFESMGYSIRITDFSSGMEGEPYGGYAGSAYVSTIDFDVYKWGRFFEHGQVKYIRDFKWGQSYTETYIHRGLLEELFIAPKSVDSKTQTVDLYVRKVPFMTFLWGGFYIMVLGIVLVFVSGSLSSGNRVSGNEGQAKMTKMTKNQNKAKSEMRRK
- the argF gene encoding ornithine carbamoyltransferase; its protein translation is MKDFLSIADLSRGEILELIEIGIDLKEKRKAGKVTELLKNKSLAMIFEKSSTRTRVSFEVGMTDLGGHALYLNPRDIQIGRGETIEDTALTLSRYVHGIIARVYSHETVARLAASASVPVINALSDREHPCQIIADFMTIQEYKGKLDGLKFAWIGDGNNVCNSAMMGCALVGMEFAAACPEGFEPDAEFIEKAKAFGGKITITRDPEEAAKDADVIYTDVWVSMGDEEEKEKRFKAFEGYQVNNELLALAKPDVMVEHCLPAHRGEEISAEVMDGPHSAVFDEAENRLHAHKAIVLKLMGLA